One Deltaproteobacteria bacterium genomic region harbors:
- the gcvH gene encoding glycine cleavage system protein GcvH produces the protein MDVPGSCYYTRDHLWVRPAGNEAEIGVTDFYQEELGDVILVDLPDVEDEIEMTSSFGVLKSDKAVVDLTAPVSGEIVEVNADLVDSPELVNEDPYGEGWLLKIEISEPGQMESLMTPGEYESYIADLGGGEE, from the coding sequence ATGGATGTTCCTGGGAGCTGTTATTACACCAGGGATCATCTCTGGGTTCGCCCTGCGGGTAATGAGGCCGAAATCGGTGTGACGGATTTCTACCAGGAGGAATTGGGAGATGTAATCCTTGTGGATCTGCCCGACGTGGAGGACGAGATCGAGATGACATCCTCCTTCGGTGTCCTGAAGTCAGACAAGGCTGTTGTCGATCTGACGGCCCCCGTCTCAGGGGAAATTGTGGAGGTTAATGCCGACCTGGTGGACAGCCCGGAGCTTGTCAATGAGGATCCTTACGGGGAAGGCTGGCTTCTTAAGATCGAGATATCGGAGCCCGGACAGATGGAATCCCTTATGACACCTGGGGAGTACGAAAGTTATATCGCTGATCTTGGTGGCGGGGAGGAGTAG